CTAAAATCAACGGAAAAGACAATAAGAGAGAGTTTTATGATGAAAAATTCAGAGACAGATTGAAGCTGAAtaatcagactggatctctaaccatcacaaacaccagaaccacagactctggactttatacAGTCACCAGCAGCAGAATAGAGATGCCGCTCAACACATTGAATATCATTGTCTATGGTGAGTTAAAAGTACTTTTCACACTCACACTAATTTGATTTCTCTACTTAAAATGTCAAGCGAAAACATAAAAGTATTGTCTTTGTACAAATATCTACGGAAAACACAAAGCATGTATAAGCACACGCCAGTGCCAATAGCCTCGTCGTGCCGATACATACGCATACGCaaacccgagttcgattcccgtctcaaggtcctttgccgattCCGACCCCTTCTCTCCACCTCTGTCTGCTCTGTACTTTCCTACACATTAAGGCATAAAAGCCCatgaatatatgtataatatgttgagCATTGATTGAATAATCAAATTTGAACACatctattaattacatttattctcTTTTCTTCCAGCTCATCTAcctgttcctgtcatcagcAGCATGTCTTCACAAAATCTATCATCATCAGGATCAACAACGTCCAAATGTTCACtgctgtgttcagtggtgaatgtgagtgatgtgagtctctcctggtacaaaggaaacagtttattgtccagcatcagtgtgtctgatctcagcagaAGTGTTTATTTACATCTGGAGTGTCTGGATGATTCCTACAGCTGTGTGGtgaacaatcccatcagcaaccagacgcAACATCTCAACAACACTCAACTCTGTCAGCCATGTTCAGGTACttcaattacacacacacacaaactaaataaatcatatttctgtttttctaatGCTGCTTATTTCTTTTCTCAAAAGACTTCATCCACTGCTGTGGACCTACTGAAGCTGTGATCCGATTGGCTCTCTCTGCTCTGGTGGGCGTGGTTGCTGTGGCTGTTCTTGTTTATGATATCAGACCAAGACATCTTCAACAGAGGAGGGAGCAGACGTCACCATCAAACTctgaataaaaaagataatCAGGAAAGTGGGTGTTCTTGATTTACTGTAGATTTACtgatattatattacaaaaaaataattttaaaatataatttcatttttttttctaatctaAACCCGccttttttagttttctttttttccatccGTTGTGtaatttttcacaatacaagtcttcttcttattattgttGTGAGTGAATGAAGTCTCATAGATTCACACTCAGTGAGAAAATGATCTGCACATCTGTATCTCAATAAAAGCTTTAGGTGCTCGCTGACAGATTGTTGGGTTTGTAgctgaacatttttaatttccaccgttttattattttaatatattgtgtattattttctctcctctcttccGGTCCATGATCGCCTCTGCCGGTAGATGTTGTAACTATCTGGGGACACAAGGCAACTTCCTTTTTCAGTCATTTAGGAGCTAATGTGTGGACAAATGTGTGTTGACAGAGATCATGTCTCACTAACATTTCCGTTACGACCCCGAAGTGGTCTAGGGGTTCTGGGGTcgcacatttaaaatatagacattaaaaacatacat
The genomic region above belongs to Labeo rohita strain BAU-BD-2019 unplaced genomic scaffold, IGBB_LRoh.1.0 scaffold_101, whole genome shotgun sequence and contains:
- the LOC127157205 gene encoding SLAM family member 9; the protein is MQKKMFILICLCSWSLAGVFSESVSVMEEESLTLNTGVTEMQHDDLILWTFGPLLIAKINGKDNKREFYDEKFRDRLKLNNQTGSLTITNTRTTDSGLYTVTSSRIEMPLNTLNIIVYAHLPVPVISSMSSQNLSSSGSTTSKCSLLCSVVNVSDVSLSWYKGNSLLSSISVSDLSRSVYLHLECLDDSYSCVVNNPISNQTQHLNNTQLCQPCSDFIHCCGPTEAVIRLALSALVGVVAVAVLVYDIRPRHLQQRREQTSPSNSE